A single Syntrophorhabdales bacterium DNA region contains:
- a CDS encoding TPM domain-containing protein, producing MKVRAKDFFSKAEKTAIRHAVTEAEKQTTGEIAVKVVDACDRYRDAEILGSVLLSGLFALIASLLLNHTSIWFYIPVTFVLFFPSWYLFRKVPHLKLALVSDRDAAHEVSEEAIHTFYERGLHRTKHGTGVLIFISLLERRVWILGDKGINDKVAPAFWNSLVTELTKGIREGKALDALCSVIAKCGTELSKHFPGRHDVNEIDDDVIC from the coding sequence ATGAAGGTACGAGCAAAGGATTTCTTCAGCAAGGCCGAGAAAACTGCGATCAGACATGCAGTGACTGAAGCCGAGAAGCAGACTACCGGCGAAATAGCAGTCAAGGTGGTTGACGCCTGCGATCGCTACAGAGATGCGGAAATACTGGGCAGCGTTCTTCTTTCTGGTCTCTTTGCGCTCATTGCTTCCCTGCTGCTCAACCACACCAGTATCTGGTTCTACATACCTGTGACATTTGTCCTCTTCTTTCCCTCCTGGTATCTTTTCAGGAAAGTACCTCACCTGAAACTTGCGCTGGTAAGCGACCGAGACGCCGCGCATGAAGTGAGCGAGGAGGCTATTCATACCTTTTACGAGAGAGGACTTCACCGCACGAAACACGGCACAGGCGTCCTGATATTTATCTCGCTCCTGGAGCGCAGGGTCTGGATCCTCGGAGACAAAGGCATCAACGACAAGGTAGCCCCGGCATTCTGGAACTCCCTGGTGACAGAGCTCACAAAGGGCATTCGGGAAGGCAAGGCTCTGGACGCGCTCTGCTCTGTGATTGCAAAATGTGGGACCGAATTGAGTAAGCATTTCCCGGGCAGACATGACGTGAATGAGATCGATGACGACGTAATCTGCTGA
- a CDS encoding nucleoside recognition domain-containing protein translates to MEIGKPLQRGLTNGLSITFMMVKVIVPCYIAIEIIKHSGLIDIISRACTPFMSIFGLPGEAALCLVAGYIINIYAAIAVLTPLGLPAKDVTVIALMLGICHSLTIETPITKKTGANASLLLLVRIALSLFSGVVLHLLWK, encoded by the coding sequence ATGGAAATAGGGAAACCCTTACAAAGAGGGCTGACAAATGGCCTCTCCATCACCTTTATGATGGTAAAGGTGATCGTGCCCTGCTATATCGCTATCGAAATCATCAAGCACTCGGGCCTGATAGACATAATCAGCAGGGCCTGCACGCCGTTTATGAGCATCTTCGGTCTTCCGGGAGAGGCAGCGCTCTGCCTCGTCGCGGGATATATCATCAACATCTATGCCGCTATAGCAGTGCTGACGCCTCTCGGCCTGCCGGCGAAAGATGTGACGGTGATTGCGCTGATGCTCGGCATCTGTCACAGCCTGACCATAGAAACACCGATCACAAAGAAGACGGGCGCAAATGCATCGCTCTTGCTGCTCGTCAGGATCGCCCTGAGTCTATTCTCCGGAGTGGTGCTGCACCTGCTATGGAAATGA